The proteins below come from a single Roseiflexus sp. RS-1 genomic window:
- a CDS encoding chemotaxis protein CheW: MTGAQPDLAERTEQHVLLFRLADEIYALPSIHVREVGRYRSYTPVPGAPPAIPGIVSHRGVILPVVDLRLVLGMPSIEATRSTRLISVVHDDIGMALLVDAVIDLESLPADAFGQPPVGLDPARARFLRAVAYHNDQTVALLDIGEIVAALREG, encoded by the coding sequence ATGACAGGTGCACAACCCGACCTTGCCGAACGTACTGAGCAACATGTCCTGCTGTTTCGTCTCGCAGACGAGATCTACGCGCTGCCGTCAATCCATGTTCGTGAAGTCGGGCGGTATCGATCATATACTCCTGTTCCCGGTGCGCCGCCGGCGATCCCAGGTATCGTCAGTCATCGTGGCGTCATCCTGCCGGTTGTCGATCTGCGCCTGGTTCTGGGAATGCCGTCTATCGAAGCAACTCGCTCGACCCGTCTGATTTCTGTCGTGCACGACGATATCGGTATGGCGTTGCTGGTCGATGCCGTGATCGATCTGGAATCACTGCCGGCAGACGCCTTTGGTCAACCGCCGGTCGGGCTTGATCCGGCGCGTGCCCGGTTCCTCCGTGCTGTTGCGTACCATAACGATCAGACGGTAGCGCTGCTCGACATTGGTGAAATCGTGGCTGCACTGCGGGAGGGTTGA
- a CDS encoding chemotaxis protein CheW: MLLIIRTAQHRYIVRREDVATLRAMTRGDDGRREDADPSVIAVELGPLIDPADVSTVQRRHALIIPLRRRNIALLVDAVDTIVEYADVQPLPPLLRERLREPWTTGVLLINDQPVVQLDVRAIARSILLQRTHASEQK, from the coding sequence ATGTTACTCATCATCCGAACAGCGCAGCATCGCTATATTGTGCGGCGGGAAGATGTGGCGACCCTGCGCGCTATGACGCGAGGCGACGACGGGAGGCGGGAAGACGCCGATCCTTCTGTGATCGCTGTGGAATTGGGACCGCTGATCGATCCAGCCGATGTCAGCACGGTACAGCGGCGGCACGCATTGATCATTCCCTTGCGACGGCGCAACATTGCGTTGCTGGTCGATGCCGTGGATACGATTGTCGAATATGCGGACGTTCAACCGCTGCCGCCGTTGTTGCGCGAGCGGTTGCGTGAACCCTGGACGACCGGCGTCCTGCTGATCAATGACCAGCCTGTCGTGCAACTCGATGTGCGGGCGATTGCACGCAGCATTTTGTTACAGCGAACACACGCTTCGGAACAGAAGTGA
- a CDS encoding ABC transporter ATP-binding protein/permease: protein MMGIDKRLFSRQTGRWVAISAIAGLATVVLNIALFAMVGWAIEGLRVGASIFSIGTLIGALTLIAGKGFSGWLERFAAAQAAADTKIAVRDTIYAHALQIGPVGLDRERTGELVNTSVDGMDWLEQYYSIYLAQFFVGMISPVLVIAYLATQDIVTALILLLALPLPPLLLGATSQRFKAVSDRFFATANHLSAQFLDSLQGLTTLKMFNQGKARGEQFRQENETLRRETMRLLAVNQIMLFVVDGGFALATTTALTLTSLWRLSTDSITLGTAVTFVLLSFELARPLNLIGQFFFAGAIGRAVAKKITAFLDTPPGVAETSPSAHTITITTAPDIRLEGVTFQHVGRDAPALDNFSLTIRAGERVALVGASGAGKSTVFHLLLRFIAAQKGTILINGIPISEFSPDQLRASISLVSQDPYIFYGTVEENLRVAKPDATAEELERAMRAAHFDDVVAQLPAGLSTIIGERGSTLSGGQAQRLALARAFLKDAPIVLLDEPTSQLDSQTEAVIQDSIDHLLKNKTVIIIAHRLSTASRADHIVVMEHGRIVESGSPAGLLRQNGVFARMVHLASGVMR from the coding sequence ATGATGGGCATTGACAAACGTCTGTTCTCCCGTCAGACAGGAAGATGGGTTGCAATCTCCGCCATCGCGGGATTGGCGACGGTGGTCTTGAACATTGCCCTGTTTGCGATGGTGGGTTGGGCAATAGAGGGGCTAAGGGTCGGTGCGTCCATTTTCTCCATTGGCACGCTGATCGGCGCCTTGACCCTGATCGCAGGCAAGGGCTTCTCCGGATGGCTTGAGCGCTTTGCCGCAGCGCAGGCGGCAGCCGACACGAAAATCGCAGTTCGCGATACGATCTATGCCCATGCCCTGCAAATCGGACCGGTCGGGCTGGATCGTGAGCGCACGGGCGAATTGGTCAATACCTCCGTCGATGGCATGGACTGGCTGGAGCAGTACTATAGCATCTACCTGGCGCAGTTCTTTGTTGGCATGATCAGCCCTGTGCTGGTCATCGCCTACCTTGCCACGCAGGATATCGTGACAGCGCTGATTCTGCTGCTGGCATTGCCGCTGCCGCCGCTCCTGCTGGGAGCGACTTCCCAACGGTTCAAAGCAGTCAGCGATCGCTTTTTTGCGACTGCGAACCATTTGAGTGCCCAGTTCCTCGACAGCCTGCAAGGATTGACGACCCTCAAGATGTTCAATCAGGGAAAAGCTCGCGGCGAGCAGTTTCGTCAGGAAAATGAGACGCTACGCCGGGAAACGATGCGCCTGCTGGCGGTTAATCAGATCATGCTGTTTGTCGTGGACGGTGGATTCGCCCTGGCGACAACGACAGCGTTGACGCTCACATCGCTCTGGCGGCTGTCAACAGACAGCATTACGCTGGGAACAGCCGTTACCTTCGTCCTGCTCAGCTTCGAGCTTGCCCGCCCGCTCAATCTTATCGGGCAGTTTTTCTTCGCTGGCGCCATCGGTCGCGCAGTGGCGAAAAAGATTACCGCGTTTCTTGATACGCCGCCAGGAGTCGCAGAGACGTCTCCGTCGGCGCATACGATCACCATCACCACTGCGCCTGATATTCGATTGGAGGGTGTGACATTCCAGCATGTGGGAAGAGACGCTCCTGCACTGGACAATTTCTCGCTGACCATCCGGGCGGGTGAACGGGTTGCGCTGGTGGGGGCGAGCGGCGCCGGGAAGAGCACGGTCTTCCATTTGCTGCTCCGCTTTATCGCAGCACAAAAGGGGACTATTCTCATTAATGGCATTCCTATCTCGGAGTTTTCACCTGACCAGCTGCGTGCATCGATTTCACTGGTATCGCAAGACCCCTACATCTTCTACGGAACTGTCGAGGAAAATCTGCGGGTGGCAAAGCCCGACGCAACCGCCGAGGAACTGGAACGCGCCATGCGCGCCGCACACTTTGATGACGTTGTCGCGCAACTCCCCGCCGGTTTGAGCACCATTATCGGCGAACGCGGCAGCACCCTGAGCGGCGGACAGGCGCAGCGTCTGGCGCTGGCGCGTGCATTCCTGAAGGACGCGCCGATCGTGCTGCTCGACGAGCCAACGTCACAACTTGATAGTCAGACTGAAGCGGTTATTCAGGATTCTATCGACCATCTCCTCAAAAATAAGACGGTGATCATTATCGCTCACCGTTTGAGCACGGCCAGTCGCGCCGATCACATCGTGGTGATGGAGCACGGACGAATTGTCGAGTCAGGTTCGCCTGCCGGGCTGCTGCGACAGAACGGCGTATTCGCACGTATGGTTCATCTCGCTTCAGGAGTTATGCGATGA
- the cydC gene encoding thiol reductant ABC exporter subunit CydC: MSRSGILRRLLDILRPLYWVMAISIIARILNLLAGAALLAIGVYAVARAALAEPLALETVAVTLVMLALFKGTVRYIEQYTGHYVAFHLLAQLRYQFYSALEPQAPAGLQRLRSGDAVSRVIADIDRIEPFYAHTIAPFFAAIITPLALLLVLGLYHITLVLGLLPFLLLIGVVAPWIAYRASRSPAAKTRIIAGELSALLTDSFQGVREVLAFNYGERRRALLRAAGERLRNAQNELVRAGAIQNGVIEAFIAGGVLTLLAISAWLVRSDALAVSDVPVVVALGWMAFQPLLGVSGVINDFNGAMASAERLFTLMDQPPVVREPAHPRPFPVNQPLHLRFEHVSFCYPQESEEKSVQPALDNVTFEIPFGRSIAIVGRSGAGKSTLLALLLRFWDPTAGRITLNGIDIRELSLTALRDHIAVVSQNAHVFNTSIRENIRLGNPSAPEQEIIAAARTARLHDFVMTLPHGYDTPVGELGNRFSGGQRQRLALARALLKHAPILVLDEATANLDPETEHAIQDALRETAEERTTIIIAHRLSAVRMADEILVLDNGRLVERGAHDDLLMRNGAYAHLFAQQRDVWEDLHQERVGV; this comes from the coding sequence ATGAGCCGATCCGGGATTCTCAGACGTCTGCTTGATATCTTGCGCCCTCTGTATTGGGTGATGGCGATCTCGATTATAGCGCGCATTTTGAACCTTCTTGCCGGAGCAGCGCTGCTGGCAATCGGCGTCTATGCGGTAGCGCGTGCCGCTCTCGCTGAACCGCTCGCGCTGGAAACGGTTGCGGTCACGCTGGTGATGCTGGCGCTGTTCAAAGGCACCGTCCGGTATATCGAACAGTACACCGGGCACTATGTTGCATTTCACCTGCTCGCCCAACTGCGCTATCAGTTCTATAGCGCCCTGGAACCACAGGCGCCGGCCGGGCTGCAACGCCTGCGCAGCGGCGATGCCGTCTCGCGCGTGATAGCGGATATTGATCGTATTGAACCTTTCTATGCGCATACGATTGCGCCCTTCTTCGCCGCCATCATCACACCACTGGCGTTGCTTCTGGTCCTTGGACTGTACCATATCACCCTTGTCCTGGGGTTGCTGCCGTTCCTGCTGCTGATCGGCGTTGTTGCGCCATGGATCGCCTACCGCGCAAGTCGCTCTCCTGCTGCAAAAACACGCATCATTGCAGGAGAGCTCAGCGCTTTGCTGACCGACAGTTTTCAAGGCGTGCGCGAGGTTCTGGCGTTCAACTACGGCGAACGCCGCCGCGCGCTCCTGCGCGCTGCCGGTGAGCGGCTGCGCAATGCGCAGAATGAACTGGTTCGCGCCGGCGCGATTCAAAATGGGGTGATCGAAGCGTTCATAGCAGGCGGTGTGTTGACGCTCCTTGCCATCAGCGCCTGGCTTGTCCGATCTGACGCGCTGGCCGTCAGCGATGTTCCGGTCGTTGTGGCGCTGGGATGGATGGCGTTTCAACCGTTGCTGGGCGTCAGCGGCGTCATCAACGATTTTAACGGCGCGATGGCGAGCGCAGAGCGTCTGTTCACACTGATGGATCAACCCCCGGTCGTCAGGGAGCCAGCCCATCCACGACCGTTTCCGGTCAATCAACCGCTGCACCTGCGCTTCGAGCATGTCTCGTTTTGCTATCCGCAGGAGTCCGAAGAAAAGAGCGTTCAACCGGCACTGGACAATGTGACCTTCGAGATACCCTTCGGTCGCTCCATCGCCATTGTGGGCAGAAGCGGCGCAGGAAAATCAACACTGCTCGCACTTCTGCTCCGCTTCTGGGACCCGACTGCCGGACGTATAACGCTGAACGGCATCGATATTCGCGAGTTGTCGCTGACGGCATTACGCGACCATATTGCGGTCGTTTCGCAAAACGCGCATGTGTTCAATACGTCCATCCGTGAGAACATTCGACTGGGCAATCCGTCGGCTCCAGAGCAGGAGATCATCGCAGCCGCGAGAACCGCCCGTTTGCACGACTTTGTCATGACCCTGCCGCACGGTTACGATACGCCGGTCGGTGAACTGGGCAATCGATTCTCCGGCGGACAGCGGCAACGACTGGCGCTCGCGCGCGCTTTGCTGAAGCATGCGCCGATTCTCGTGCTCGATGAAGCAACTGCCAATCTGGACCCGGAAACGGAGCACGCTATCCAGGACGCTCTGCGGGAAACCGCAGAGGAACGCACAACGATCATTATTGCGCACCGTTTGTCGGCAGTGCGCATGGCTGACGAGATTCTGGTGCTGGACAACGGTCGATTAGTCGAGCGTGGCGCCCACGACGATCTGCTCATGCGCAATGGAGCATATGCGCACCTCTTTGCACAACAGCGCGATGTGTGGGAAGACCTGCACCAGGAAAGGGTCGGTGTATGA
- a CDS encoding methyl-accepting chemotaxis protein yields the protein MEQASNHKIFASVITNPQSHDEERARVLTHLTMVFGGVAGVGSILFIVLALVGIMPLQAVGAAAGVIAMIAVIVGGTLGALRLSTATVASNIFLYGSLFYVIGMIYLGGGVTGPAGIAFLFPVVVAGLFGRAAESPRLFGVALLAYLLLAVAETVGVVQPQNDVPGLPRTVAFVIFFASVGGLLTYVASLWSTSTTRFLEQTRAQSEELYETNQRLIEKNIQQVELGSELSAAATELLRASHEQASGASEQASAVSQVSTTIEELGSTARQIAIAAEQVAEAARQTLENLSEGQEAVDKSIQAMDRIRSRMQDVSARVLNLGERSQQIGEIIDLINDLSDETHLLALNAAIEAAGAGEHGRRFAVVAAEVKSLANRALVAAKEVKGVIAEIQQATNAAVLAAEEGGKEVAAGVELAHSAGQVMDVIVMAAERTAQSSAEINLATAQQQSASEQVVETMREIADVARRTAAGARQVQDAAQRLTAIANRLHGLSQDGAGRVA from the coding sequence ATGGAACAGGCATCGAATCATAAAATCTTTGCAAGCGTTATCACCAATCCGCAGAGTCACGACGAGGAACGAGCCAGAGTACTGACCCATCTGACGATGGTGTTTGGCGGAGTTGCCGGTGTCGGCAGCATACTGTTCATCGTTCTCGCCCTGGTCGGCATTATGCCGCTGCAGGCTGTCGGTGCAGCAGCCGGGGTCATTGCGATGATCGCCGTGATCGTGGGTGGCACGCTTGGCGCGTTGCGTCTCAGCACGGCGACAGTCGCGTCAAATATTTTCTTGTACGGTTCACTCTTCTATGTTATCGGCATGATCTACCTGGGTGGCGGAGTCACAGGTCCTGCCGGGATAGCGTTTCTGTTTCCGGTGGTCGTGGCCGGGCTATTTGGACGCGCTGCGGAAAGTCCTCGCCTGTTCGGCGTCGCATTGCTTGCCTACCTGCTTCTCGCCGTTGCCGAAACCGTCGGCGTGGTGCAACCACAGAACGATGTTCCCGGATTGCCGCGTACTGTGGCATTCGTCATCTTCTTCGCCAGCGTCGGTGGATTGCTCACCTATGTTGCATCGCTCTGGTCGACCAGCACCACGCGCTTCCTGGAGCAGACCCGTGCGCAGTCGGAAGAGTTGTATGAAACCAACCAGCGTCTGATCGAAAAAAACATCCAGCAGGTCGAACTGGGAAGCGAACTCTCGGCAGCCGCGACTGAACTGCTGCGCGCCTCGCACGAACAGGCGAGCGGGGCTTCCGAGCAGGCAAGCGCCGTATCGCAGGTGAGCACGACAATTGAAGAATTGGGTTCAACAGCGCGCCAGATCGCCATCGCCGCCGAGCAGGTGGCGGAAGCGGCGCGGCAGACGCTCGAAAACCTGAGCGAGGGGCAGGAAGCCGTTGATAAAAGTATTCAGGCGATGGATCGCATCCGCAGCCGCATGCAGGATGTATCGGCGCGGGTGCTGAATCTCGGCGAGCGGTCGCAGCAGATCGGCGAAATCATCGACCTGATCAACGATCTTTCGGACGAGACCCATCTGCTTGCGCTCAACGCCGCCATCGAAGCCGCCGGCGCAGGTGAGCATGGTCGCCGGTTCGCCGTGGTCGCCGCGGAAGTCAAAAGTCTGGCGAACCGCGCACTGGTTGCTGCCAAAGAGGTCAAGGGCGTGATCGCTGAAATCCAGCAGGCCACCAACGCTGCCGTGCTGGCGGCGGAGGAAGGCGGCAAAGAAGTGGCTGCCGGCGTCGAACTGGCGCACAGCGCCGGTCAGGTGATGGACGTGATTGTGATGGCGGCGGAGCGCACTGCCCAGAGCAGCGCCGAGATCAATCTGGCGACTGCACAACAGCAGAGCGCCAGTGAGCAGGTGGTGGAAACCATGCGCGAGATCGCCGACGTGGCGCGTCGCACCGCTGCCGGTGCGCGTCAGGTGCAGGACGCTGCCCAACGTCTGACTGCGATTGCCAATCGGCTGCATGGACTTTCACAGGATGGCGCGGGTCGGGTGGCCTGA